Proteins found in one Methylobacterium sp. CB376 genomic segment:
- a CDS encoding glucose 1-dehydrogenase — translation MRRLSGKVALVTGGARGIGLATARRFAEEGAAAVILADIDAEAGARAAATNPVFRFAPLDVTQDAAWQDATDEAVAREGGLDVVVNCAGIAVVATIESVTLEQWRRVQAVNVDGTFLGCRHAVRVMKPPAGRGGAIINLSSVSGIIGGHNLAAYNASKGAVRLLTKSVALHCARQGYGIRCNSIHPGFTETDMLHDLAAGGRDPEVLRERLRASVPLGRNARADEIAALAAYLAADESGFVTGAELVIDGGVTAQ, via the coding sequence ATGCGGCGTCTCTCCGGCAAGGTCGCGCTCGTCACCGGCGGCGCCCGCGGGATCGGGCTCGCGACCGCGCGGCGCTTCGCCGAGGAGGGCGCCGCCGCGGTGATCCTCGCCGACATCGACGCCGAGGCCGGCGCCCGGGCCGCCGCGACGAACCCGGTCTTCCGCTTCGCGCCCCTCGACGTGACGCAGGACGCGGCGTGGCAGGACGCCACCGACGAGGCGGTCGCGCGCGAGGGCGGGCTCGACGTCGTCGTCAACTGCGCCGGCATCGCGGTCGTGGCGACGATCGAATCCGTGACGCTGGAGCAGTGGCGCCGGGTGCAGGCCGTCAACGTCGACGGCACGTTCCTGGGCTGCCGCCACGCGGTCCGGGTGATGAAGCCGCCCGCGGGCCGCGGCGGGGCGATCATCAACCTGTCCTCGGTCTCCGGCATCATCGGCGGCCACAACCTCGCCGCCTACAACGCCTCCAAGGGGGCGGTGCGGCTACTGACCAAGTCGGTGGCCCTGCACTGCGCCCGGCAGGGCTACGGGATCCGCTGCAACTCGATCCATCCGGGCTTCACCGAGACCGACATGCTGCACGACCTCGCGGCGGGCGGGCGGGACCCGGAGGTCCTGCGCGAGCGCCTGCGCGCCTCGGTTCCCCTCGGCCGCAACGCCCGGGCCGACGAGATCGCCGCGCTCGCCGCCTACCTGGCGGCGGACGAATCCGGCTTCGTCACCGGCGCCGAGCTCGTCATCGACGGGGGCGTCACCGCGCAGTGA
- a CDS encoding outer membrane protein — MRIVTSTLLAGLCVCGLTPARAADLDFATLRGTSYDAPAPAGNWDGFYFGGHGGWTSTSFGFGSVFQAPVANYLRQTKFESDLNASTLLHPGSMRRDSTTFGAYVGINFQLDEFVAGAELDYTHLSARGWTSDEIGRAIVGSDGWWRAVYLTGNASTRIDDYATLRARFGYDAGNFMPFVTGGFAIGRAQISETIGVQPIEYDQATYKSNQSAARPAYVNYSGYSNFDQTNPGASTPSAPHLLVRSREKIVGGIAAGAGMEFAMTANILLRAEYQFVQFNDFDGHKANINTVRGGAALKF, encoded by the coding sequence ATGCGTATCGTGACCTCAACTTTGCTCGCGGGATTGTGCGTCTGCGGCCTCACACCGGCGCGCGCGGCCGATCTCGATTTCGCCACGCTGCGCGGCACGAGCTACGACGCGCCCGCGCCGGCGGGGAACTGGGACGGGTTCTACTTCGGCGGCCATGGCGGCTGGACCAGCACCAGCTTCGGCTTCGGCAGCGTGTTCCAGGCCCCGGTCGCCAATTACCTGCGTCAGACGAAGTTCGAGTCCGATCTCAACGCCTCGACGCTCCTGCATCCGGGATCGATGCGGCGCGACAGCACGACCTTCGGCGCCTACGTGGGCATCAACTTCCAGCTCGACGAGTTCGTGGCGGGCGCCGAGCTCGACTACACCCACCTGAGCGCGCGCGGCTGGACCTCGGACGAGATCGGGCGCGCGATCGTCGGCAGCGACGGCTGGTGGCGCGCCGTCTACCTGACCGGCAATGCGAGCACCCGCATCGACGATTACGCCACGCTGCGCGCCCGCTTCGGCTACGATGCGGGCAATTTCATGCCCTTCGTCACCGGCGGTTTCGCGATCGGGCGGGCCCAGATCAGCGAGACGATCGGCGTTCAGCCGATCGAGTACGATCAGGCGACCTACAAGAGCAATCAGAGTGCGGCGAGGCCTGCTTACGTCAACTATTCCGGCTACAGCAATTTCGATCAGACGAATCCCGGCGCGAGCACTCCGAGCGCGCCCCACCTGCTGGTCCGCTCGCGGGAGAAGATCGTGGGCGGCATCGCGGCCGGCGCCGGCATGGAATTCGCCATGACGGCGAACATCCTGCTCCGCGCGGAGTACCAGTTCGTCCAGTTCAACGACTTCGACGGGCACAAGGCGAACATCAACACCGTGCGCGGCGGCGCGGCGCTGAAATTCTGA
- a CDS encoding outer membrane protein, translating to MPAGDGAGLRAAGRGRRPGRRPAPARPAARASPPAPVEIGGSWYLRGDFTASDFNRPGDDTLPGTPGAKLENLRLGSSQGGGGGIGYRVNSFLRADFTLDARGGTRFHDTSSRTRYVEGFNEEGGKLDVLTGLFNVYADLGTWWGFTPYVGAGVGFAEKRFHDGWTQTTCLTVTCGDTQPTYVIGPQTRDARASRTITTFAWAAMAGLSYDFGNGLSLDASYRYLDIGKARTGFDAYSGNTRLKDITANEVRVGLRWAFGAKPFGDLMGPPGAY from the coding sequence TTGCCGGCCGGCGATGGCGCTGGGCTTCGTGCTGCTGGGCGCGGCCGCCGCCCAGGCCGCCGACCTGCTCCCGCCCGCCCTGCCGCCCGCGCCTCCCCGCCGGCGCCGGTCGAGATCGGCGGCAGCTGGTACCTGCGCGGCGACTTCACGGCGAGCGACTTCAACCGGCCGGGCGACGACACCCTGCCGGGCACGCCGGGCGCCAAGCTGGAGAATCTGCGCCTGGGCAGCAGCCAGGGCGGCGGCGGCGGCATCGGCTACCGGGTCAACAGCTTCCTGCGGGCGGACTTCACCCTGGACGCGCGCGGGGGCACCCGCTTCCACGACACCAGCTCCCGCACCCGCTACGTCGAGGGCTTCAACGAGGAGGGCGGCAAGCTCGACGTGCTGACCGGCCTGTTCAACGTCTACGCCGACCTCGGCACGTGGTGGGGCTTCACCCCCTATGTCGGCGCCGGGGTGGGCTTCGCCGAGAAGCGCTTCCACGACGGCTGGACCCAGACCACCTGCCTCACGGTCACCTGCGGCGACACGCAGCCCACCTACGTGATCGGGCCGCAGACGCGGGACGCCCGCGCGAGCCGGACGATCACGACCTTCGCCTGGGCGGCGATGGCCGGCCTGTCCTACGATTTCGGCAACGGCCTGAGCCTCGACGCCAGCTACCGCTACCTCGACATCGGCAAGGCGCGGACCGGCTTCGACGCCTATAGCGGCAACACGCGCCTGAAGGACATCACGGCGAACGAGGTCCGGGTCGGCCTGCGCTGGGCCTTCGGCGCGAAGCCCTTCGGGGATCTCATGGGCCCGCCCGGCGCCTACTGA
- a CDS encoding outer membrane protein — translation MGRSKPRALARIVTLAAGIGVPGFVHAADLLPPPPPPPPPVEVGGGWYLRGDVGVGITDLRQTIAEDVTVPAKPYKYKTIQDHLSDQFFIGAGVGYQFNPWLRADITGEYRSQADWRFVSKDVSPGVGPGQNLYNRDTGKLSTVVSLANVYADLGTWYGVTPFIGAGVGVAHHMFGSVTDEGLGDAAGGFGYGPSNAKTNLAWAVHAGLGYAVSPNLKLELAYRYLNMGEARSGRLDCFPGCVNPPLSTVYTLKDIESHDIKIGMRWMLGGPVVAPVPVPVASFEPAPPPGPIVRKY, via the coding sequence ATGGGCCGCTCCAAGCCACGCGCGCTGGCGCGCATCGTCACGCTCGCGGCGGGCATCGGCGTGCCGGGCTTCGTCCACGCCGCCGACCTGCTCCCGCCCCCGCCGCCCCCTCCGCCGCCCGTCGAGGTCGGCGGGGGCTGGTACCTGCGCGGCGATGTCGGCGTCGGCATCACCGACCTGCGGCAGACCATCGCCGAGGACGTCACCGTTCCGGCCAAGCCCTACAAGTACAAGACGATCCAGGATCACCTCTCCGACCAGTTCTTCATCGGAGCCGGCGTCGGCTACCAGTTCAATCCCTGGCTCCGCGCCGACATCACCGGCGAGTACCGCTCGCAGGCGGATTGGCGGTTCGTGTCCAAGGACGTGTCGCCGGGCGTGGGCCCGGGCCAGAACCTGTACAACCGCGACACCGGCAAGCTCTCGACGGTGGTGTCCCTCGCCAACGTCTACGCCGATCTCGGCACGTGGTACGGCGTGACGCCCTTCATCGGCGCGGGCGTCGGCGTCGCGCACCACATGTTCGGCAGCGTCACGGACGAGGGGCTGGGCGACGCGGCGGGCGGGTTCGGCTACGGCCCGTCGAACGCCAAGACCAACCTCGCCTGGGCCGTCCACGCCGGTCTCGGCTACGCGGTCTCGCCGAACCTGAAGCTCGAACTGGCCTACCGCTACCTGAACATGGGCGAGGCGCGCTCCGGCCGGCTCGACTGCTTCCCCGGCTGCGTGAATCCGCCGCTCAGCACGGTCTACACGCTCAAGGACATCGAGTCCCACGACATCAAGATCGGCATGCGCTGGATGCTCGGCGGGCCGGTCGTGGCGCCGGTACCGGTCCCGGTCGCCAGCTTCGAGCCGGCGCCGCCTCCCGGGCCGATCGTCCGCAAGTACTGA
- the glmM gene encoding phosphoglucosamine mutase, whose translation MRKYFGTDGIRGRANGVITPELALKVGQAAGLLFQRGDHRHRVVIGKDTRLSGYMIETALVAGFTSVGMDVLLLGPMPTPAVAMLTRSMRADIGVMISASHNPYEDNGIKLFGPDGFKLSDEVEHEIERLLDADLQKRLSGSADLGRAKRIESVHARYIEFAKRTLPRSITLEGLRVVVDCANGAAYRVAPETLWELGAEVIAIGTEPDGFNINRDVGSTAPDALVRKVRELRADIGIALDGDADRVLVVDEKGQRVDGDQLMAVVARSWKEDQRLTQPGIVATIMSNLGLERYLGELGLGLVRTAVGDRYVLEYMREHGYNLGGEQSGHIIMSDYATTGDGLVAALQLLTVVQRQQRPVSEVCHCFDPLPQVLKNVRYRAGEPLRQDSVVTAIEGARQRLGNAGRLVIRPSGTEPVIRVMAEGDNRDLVVEVVDEVVEALRQAAA comes from the coding sequence TTGCGCAAATACTTCGGAACCGACGGCATCCGGGGCCGCGCGAACGGCGTCATCACCCCGGAACTGGCGCTCAAGGTCGGGCAGGCCGCCGGGTTGCTCTTCCAGCGCGGCGACCATCGCCACCGCGTGGTGATCGGCAAGGACACCCGCCTCTCCGGCTACATGATCGAGACCGCGCTCGTCGCGGGCTTCACCTCCGTGGGCATGGACGTGCTGCTGCTCGGGCCGATGCCGACCCCCGCCGTGGCGATGCTCACCCGCTCGATGCGCGCCGATATCGGGGTGATGATCTCGGCCTCCCACAATCCCTACGAGGATAACGGCATCAAGCTGTTCGGGCCGGACGGGTTCAAGCTCAGCGACGAGGTCGAGCACGAGATCGAGCGCCTGCTCGACGCCGACCTGCAGAAGCGCCTGTCGGGCTCCGCCGATCTCGGGCGCGCCAAGCGGATCGAGAGCGTGCACGCGCGCTACATCGAGTTCGCCAAGCGCACCCTGCCGCGCAGCATCACCCTGGAGGGGCTGCGGGTCGTCGTCGACTGCGCCAACGGCGCCGCCTACCGGGTCGCCCCCGAGACCCTGTGGGAGCTGGGCGCGGAGGTGATCGCCATCGGCACCGAGCCGGACGGGTTCAACATCAACCGCGACGTCGGCTCGACGGCCCCCGACGCCCTGGTGCGCAAGGTGCGCGAGCTGCGCGCCGACATCGGCATCGCCCTCGACGGGGACGCCGACCGGGTGCTCGTCGTGGACGAGAAGGGCCAGCGGGTCGACGGCGACCAGCTGATGGCCGTGGTCGCCCGCTCCTGGAAGGAGGACCAGCGCCTCACCCAGCCCGGCATCGTCGCCACGATCATGTCCAATCTCGGCCTCGAGCGCTATCTCGGCGAGCTCGGCCTCGGCCTGGTGCGCACCGCCGTCGGCGACCGCTACGTGCTCGAATACATGCGCGAGCACGGTTACAATCTCGGCGGCGAGCAGTCCGGCCACATCATCATGTCCGATTACGCCACGACCGGGGACGGGCTCGTGGCGGCCCTGCAGCTCCTCACCGTGGTGCAGCGCCAGCAGCGGCCGGTGAGCGAGGTCTGCCACTGCTTCGACCCGCTGCCGCAGGTGCTCAAGAACGTGCGCTACCGGGCGGGCGAGCCGCTGCGCCAGGATTCCGTCGTCACCGCCATCGAGGGCGCGCGCCAGCGCCTGGGCAATGCCGGGCGGCTGGTGATCCGCCCCTCCGGGACCGAGCCGGTGATCCGCGTGATGGCCGAGGGCGACAACCGCGACCTCGTGGTCGAAGTCGTCGACGAGGTGGTGGAAGCCCTGCGGCAGGCGGCGGCCTGA
- a CDS encoding sugar kinase: MRVACLGECMVELAERPDGALSRGFGGDTLNTALYLARLGVTVDYVTALGDDPWSDEMTQAWAREGIGLGRVRRLPGRMPGLYIIRTDAAGERSFHYWRDSAAARDLFTEPLAGATREALAGYDLVYLSGISLSLYGPAGRAALDETLAALQGRGGRVAFDTNYRPRGWPDREEARAVFRAALARADLIFASVEDLDWLYGETGEAEVLRHRGRAEIVLKESSARVPAARLLHGDREETVPASPVETVVDTTAAGDSFAAGYIAARLAGLPPSDAAACGHRLAGAVIGHRGAVIPPAAMPALPFRSPGETPA; this comes from the coding sequence ATGAGGGTTGCCTGCCTGGGCGAGTGCATGGTGGAGCTGGCGGAGCGCCCCGACGGTGCGCTCAGCCGCGGCTTCGGGGGCGACACGCTCAACACCGCCCTGTACCTCGCCCGGCTCGGCGTGACGGTGGACTATGTCACGGCGCTCGGCGACGATCCCTGGAGCGACGAGATGACGCAAGCCTGGGCGCGCGAGGGGATCGGCCTCGGCCGCGTGCGCCGCCTGCCCGGGCGGATGCCGGGCCTCTACATCATCCGGACCGACGCGGCGGGCGAGCGCAGCTTCCACTACTGGCGCGACAGCGCCGCGGCCCGCGACCTGTTCACCGAGCCGCTCGCCGGGGCGACCCGGGAGGCGCTCGCCGGCTACGACCTCGTCTACCTGTCCGGGATCAGCCTGTCGCTCTACGGGCCCGCCGGGCGCGCGGCCCTGGACGAGACCCTGGCGGCGCTGCAGGGCCGGGGCGGCCGGGTCGCCTTCGACACCAATTACCGCCCCCGCGGCTGGCCCGACCGGGAGGAGGCGCGCGCCGTCTTCCGGGCCGCGCTGGCCCGCGCCGACCTGATCTTCGCCTCGGTCGAGGATCTCGACTGGCTCTACGGCGAGACCGGCGAGGCGGAGGTGCTGCGCCACCGCGGCCGGGCCGAGATCGTGCTCAAGGAATCGAGCGCCCGCGTTCCGGCGGCGCGGCTCCTGCACGGGGATCGCGAGGAGACCGTGCCGGCGAGCCCCGTCGAGACCGTCGTCGACACCACGGCCGCGGGCGACAGCTTCGCGGCCGGCTACATCGCCGCCCGGCTCGCCGGCCTGCCGCCCTCCGACGCCGCGGCCTGCGGCCACCGCCTCGCGGGCGCGGTGATCGGGCATCGCGGCGCCGTCATCCCGCCCGCCGCGATGCCCGCCCTGCCCTTCCGATCCCCCGGAGAGACCCCCGCATGA
- the eda gene encoding bifunctional 4-hydroxy-2-oxoglutarate aldolase/2-dehydro-3-deoxy-phosphogluconate aldolase encodes MTSPAASREDQARQDQSRQEPTRQEPTRQDQARQEPTRQARLEALLAESPVIPVITVPELAHAVPLARALVAGGIRTLEITLRTPVARDAARAIMAEVPDAVVGIGTVLTPDDLEAARALGARFALSPGATPDLLRAAAESDLAFMPGVATPSELMQVLAAGFRIAKFFPAVPAGGQAALKALAGPFPQARFCPTGGIAEADAKSWLALPNVVAVGGSWLAPEAEIREGRFEAITARARRTLAGLA; translated from the coding sequence ATGACGAGTCCCGCCGCATCCCGCGAAGATCAGGCCCGCCAAGATCAGTCACGCCAAGAGCCGACCCGCCAAGAGCCGACCCGCCAAGATCAGGCCCGCCAAGAGCCGACCCGCCAAGCCCGCCTCGAAGCCCTGCTGGCCGAGTCGCCCGTGATCCCGGTGATCACGGTGCCGGAGCTCGCCCACGCCGTCCCCCTCGCCCGGGCCCTGGTGGCGGGGGGCATCCGGACCCTGGAGATCACCCTGCGCACCCCGGTCGCCCGCGACGCCGCGCGGGCGATCATGGCGGAGGTGCCGGACGCCGTGGTCGGGATCGGCACGGTGCTGACGCCCGACGACCTGGAGGCGGCCCGGGCGCTCGGCGCCCGCTTCGCCCTTAGCCCGGGCGCCACGCCGGACCTGCTGCGGGCCGCCGCGGAGAGCGACCTCGCCTTCATGCCGGGCGTCGCCACCCCCTCCGAGCTGATGCAGGTGCTGGCGGCGGGGTTCCGAATCGCCAAGTTCTTCCCCGCCGTGCCGGCGGGCGGGCAGGCGGCCCTGAAGGCCCTCGCCGGTCCCTTCCCGCAGGCGCGCTTCTGCCCCACCGGCGGCATCGCCGAGGCGGACGCGAAATCCTGGCTGGCGCTGCCGAACGTGGTCGCGGTCGGCGGCTCCTGGCTCGCCCCCGAGGCGGAGATCCGCGAAGGCCGCTTCGAGGCGATCACCGCGCGTGCAAGGCGCACGCTCGCCGGGCTGGCATGA
- a CDS encoding 5-formyltetrahydrofolate cyclo-ligase, translated as MTDDILVPTDKASLRREALARRDGLDAAYRAEASRRIAEAVLALPALAGAGLVSAYWPIRSEVDVRPLIAALRDRGQAVALPQVTPAGLVFRQVAEDDALSAGGFGLSEPGPEAAEVRPRALLVPLAAFDRRLHRIGYGKGYYDRALADLSRDGPILTVGVAFAVQEIAQVPEGPHDHSLDHIVTEAGVIGPATSPSLPAGV; from the coding sequence ATGACAGACGACATCCTGGTCCCGACCGACAAGGCCAGCCTCCGCCGGGAGGCCCTGGCGCGGCGGGACGGGCTCGACGCGGCCTATCGGGCCGAGGCGTCCCGGCGCATCGCCGAGGCGGTGCTCGCTTTGCCCGCCCTGGCCGGCGCCGGCCTCGTCAGCGCCTATTGGCCGATCCGCAGCGAGGTCGACGTGCGCCCGCTGATCGCCGCCCTGCGCGACCGCGGCCAGGCCGTCGCCCTGCCGCAGGTCACGCCGGCCGGCCTGGTCTTCCGCCAGGTGGCCGAGGACGACGCGCTCAGCGCCGGCGGCTTCGGGCTGAGCGAGCCGGGGCCGGAGGCGGCCGAGGTGCGGCCCCGGGCCCTGCTGGTGCCGCTCGCCGCCTTCGACCGCCGCCTGCACCGCATCGGCTACGGGAAAGGCTACTACGACCGGGCGCTCGCGGATCTGTCCCGGGACGGGCCGATCCTCACCGTCGGCGTCGCCTTCGCGGTGCAGGAGATCGCGCAGGTGCCGGAGGGCCCGCACGATCACAGCCTCGACCACATCGTCACCGAGGCGGGCGTGATCGGGCCCGCCACGAGCCCCAGCCTGCCCGCCGGAGTCTGA
- a CDS encoding TIGR00282 family metallophosphoesterase, with the protein MRLLFLGDVVGRPGRQVVAERLPGLRERWKLDCVVINGENAAGGFGITEAICDELIDAGADAVTLGNHSFDQREALVFIARQPRLVRPANYPPGTPGRGATVIETRAGGRVLVVNVMGRIFLDPLDDPFAAADREVSACPLGSAADAVIVDVHAEATSEKEAFGHFLDGRASLVVGTHTHVPTADHRILPGGTAYQSDAGMCGDFDSVLGMQKDEPLRRFLQKTPGSRLEAATGEGTLCGLAVETDDETGLARRVHAVRLGPHLEEAWPRDWD; encoded by the coding sequence ATGCGCCTCCTCTTCCTCGGCGACGTGGTGGGGCGGCCCGGCCGCCAGGTGGTGGCGGAGCGGCTGCCGGGCCTGCGGGAGCGCTGGAAGCTCGACTGCGTCGTCATCAACGGCGAGAACGCGGCCGGGGGCTTCGGCATCACCGAGGCGATCTGCGACGAACTCATCGACGCGGGCGCCGACGCCGTCACCCTCGGCAACCATTCCTTCGACCAGCGCGAGGCCCTGGTCTTCATCGCGCGCCAGCCGCGGCTGGTGCGCCCGGCCAATTACCCGCCGGGCACGCCCGGGCGCGGCGCCACCGTGATCGAGACCCGGGCGGGGGGGCGCGTCCTCGTCGTCAACGTGATGGGCCGGATCTTCCTCGATCCCCTCGACGATCCCTTCGCGGCGGCGGACCGGGAGGTCTCGGCCTGCCCCCTCGGCAGCGCCGCCGACGCGGTGATCGTGGACGTCCACGCGGAGGCCACCAGCGAGAAGGAGGCCTTCGGCCACTTCCTCGACGGGCGCGCCTCGCTGGTGGTCGGCACCCACACCCACGTCCCCACCGCCGACCACCGCATCCTGCCGGGCGGCACCGCCTACCAATCCGACGCGGGCATGTGCGGCGATTTCGATTCGGTGCTCGGCATGCAGAAGGACGAGCCCCTGCGGCGCTTCCTGCAGAAGACGCCGGGATCGCGGCTGGAGGCGGCGACCGGCGAGGGCACGCTCTGCGGACTCGCCGTCGAGACCGACGACGAGACCGGACTCGCCCGCCGCGTCCACGCCGTGCGGCTCGGGCCGCACCTGGAGGAGGCCTGGCCCCGGGACTGGGACTGA